Proteins co-encoded in one Polaromonas vacuolata genomic window:
- a CDS encoding carboxymuconolactone decarboxylase family protein: MRIPDWTPALKEQPKELVNAILARRGGELINLDRALLWSEPLARGWNVYLKAVRSELPTSPKLRELGICTVALLTGAHYEYKHHAPDFLTAGGTQLELDELGAVLGRSPRNVTVSSLGEVEKLVVEYAAQMTLDVKVSDAVFEALRQHFDTTQIVELTSAIATYNMVARFLVALGVTPEQ, encoded by the coding sequence ATGCGTATTCCTGACTGGACTCCCGCGCTCAAAGAACAACCCAAAGAACTGGTTAACGCCATCTTGGCTAGGCGCGGCGGCGAGCTAATTAACCTAGACCGCGCTTTGCTGTGGAGCGAACCCTTGGCACGCGGCTGGAACGTTTATCTCAAAGCCGTACGCAGCGAACTGCCCACTAGCCCCAAGCTGCGCGAACTCGGAATTTGCACAGTCGCCTTGCTGACCGGCGCGCATTACGAATACAAACACCACGCACCAGACTTTTTAACCGCTGGCGGCACGCAGCTAGAGCTTGACGAGCTAGGCGCTGTGCTGGGCCGCTCACCGCGCAATGTAACGGTCAGCAGTTTAGGTGAAGTTGAAAAACTAGTGGTTGAATATGCAGCGCAAATGACGCTAGACGTAAAGGTCAGTGACGCGGTTTTCGAGGCGCTTAGGCAGCACTTTGACACCACGCAAATCGTCGAGCTCACCAGTGCAATTGCCACTTACAACATGGTGGCGCGCTTTTTAGTGGCTTTGGGCGTGACACCCGAGCAGTAA
- a CDS encoding ProQ/FINO family protein, translating into MTDTTQDNRTTHVTGDKSSAENTMHAVNPAAQPASEQQEQSQEPQHSDQVSEPGQQPSRGRGRRRPNSGGGRNDDQSRAQNNNQAAGQRQPPAAARQPHALKRQASPALERLFELYPGLFGAQFLPLKLGVYQELLARHPDDFKRDELKLAMGQHARSTRYLECVADGHPRHDLDGQPVEAVSPEHVHHAIIELFRRRQARSREDLKPKLTLRLIHAIEASGLSREDYMDRVRVQNESQNALLDDAFAELRMQAARREALVRTFEASGHSVAEFASMYGMNPAEVSRVLAMMQPAPIAAESIAVAKPTTQAAAEPTAQSAEPDLDK; encoded by the coding sequence ATGACAGACACTACTCAAGACAACCGTACAACCCACGTAACGGGCGACAAAAGCAGCGCTGAAAACACCATGCACGCGGTCAATCCAGCGGCGCAACCGGCGTCAGAACAGCAAGAACAAAGCCAAGAGCCGCAGCACAGCGACCAAGTCAGCGAGCCTGGGCAGCAGCCATCGCGCGGCCGCGGTCGCCGCCGACCCAACAGTGGTGGCGGACGAAATGATGATCAAAGCCGTGCTCAAAACAATAATCAAGCGGCCGGTCAGCGCCAGCCGCCAGCCGCAGCGCGCCAGCCGCATGCGCTCAAGCGCCAGGCCAGCCCTGCACTTGAGCGCTTGTTTGAACTCTATCCAGGATTATTTGGCGCGCAATTCTTGCCGCTCAAACTGGGTGTTTACCAAGAATTGCTGGCACGCCATCCTGACGACTTCAAGCGCGATGAACTAAAACTCGCCATGGGCCAGCATGCGCGCTCAACGCGATATCTCGAATGCGTAGCCGATGGCCATCCACGTCACGACCTAGACGGCCAGCCAGTCGAAGCCGTCTCACCCGAGCATGTGCATCACGCCATCATCGAGTTATTCCGGCGCCGTCAAGCGCGCTCCCGCGAGGACTTAAAACCAAAGCTCACGCTGCGTTTAATCCACGCGATAGAAGCATCCGGTCTAAGTCGGGAAGACTATATGGACCGCGTCAGAGTTCAGAACGAGAGCCAAAACGCACTGCTCGACGATGCTTTTGCAGAACTTCGCATGCAAGCGGCTCGCCGCGAAGCGCTGGTACGCACCTTCGAAGCCAGTGGTCACAGCGTGGCTGAATTTGCCTCTATGTACGGCATGAACCCGGCCGAAGTCAGCCGCGTTCTGGCAATGATGCAGCCAGCGCCAATTGCTGCGGAATCAATAGCGGTAGCCAAGCCAACGACACAAGCAGCGGCCGAACCAACAGCACAATCAGCTGAGCCAGATCTGGACAAATAA
- a CDS encoding NAD(P)/FAD-dependent oxidoreductase, which translates to MIRINELKLSLDHGPDALPQLIAQTLALDPTDIFSHTIYKRSYDARKQNLLLVYIADVCLASNERQAQLLQQFEGHPHIRITPDQDYYPVAQLNAAPALRPVVVGFGPCGIFAALLLAQMGFCPIVLERGKKVRERTKDTWGLWRKNILHPESNVQFGEGGAGTFSDGKLWSQIKDPRHLGRKVMHEFVKAGAPAEILLVSKPHIGTFKLVKVVEHMREQIIALGGEVRFEQRVSDVQIEAGQIRGLTVQNLADNSSYDLRADHVVLALGHSSRDTVAMLHARGVFMEAKPFSIGFRIEHPQGLIDSARLGQHAGHPLLGAADYKLVHHADNGRSVYSFCMCPGGTVVAATSEPNRVVTNGMSQYSRNERNANAGIVVGITPADYPGGPLAGIEFQRQLESHAFVLGGSNYAAPAQLVGDFINRRPSTELGSVEPSYKPGVKLTDLSSALPSYAIQAMREALPVFGKKIRGFDMHDAVLTGVETRTSSPLKITRGENFQSLNVIGLYPAGEGASYAGGILSAGVDGIEVAEAVARSITHTKAVA; encoded by the coding sequence ATGATTCGCATAAACGAGCTCAAGCTCTCTTTAGACCACGGGCCTGACGCCCTGCCCCAGCTAATTGCCCAGACCCTGGCTTTAGACCCAACAGACATTTTTAGCCACACCATCTACAAGCGCAGCTACGACGCGCGTAAGCAAAACTTGCTACTGGTCTACATCGCCGATGTATGCCTAGCCTCTAACGAGCGCCAAGCCCAACTACTGCAGCAGTTTGAAGGCCACCCCCACATCCGCATCACGCCCGACCAAGACTACTACCCGGTCGCCCAACTCAACGCCGCCCCAGCGCTGCGACCCGTCGTTGTTGGCTTTGGTCCTTGCGGTATTTTTGCAGCGCTGCTGCTGGCACAAATGGGCTTTTGTCCTATCGTGCTGGAGCGCGGCAAAAAAGTGCGCGAACGCACCAAGGACACTTGGGGGCTGTGGCGCAAAAATATTTTGCATCCCGAATCCAACGTGCAGTTTGGCGAAGGCGGCGCCGGCACTTTTTCTGACGGCAAGCTCTGGAGCCAGATCAAAGACCCGCGCCATCTAGGCCGCAAGGTGATGCACGAATTCGTCAAAGCTGGCGCGCCGGCCGAAATTTTATTGGTCAGCAAACCCCATATAGGCACTTTCAAACTGGTCAAAGTTGTGGAGCATATGCGCGAACAAATCATCGCGCTAGGCGGCGAGGTGCGTTTTGAACAACGCGTCAGCGATGTACAAATTGAAGCCGGCCAAATTCGCGGCCTGACAGTACAAAACCTAGCCGACAACAGCAGCTACGACTTGCGCGCCGACCATGTCGTGCTAGCCCTTGGCCACAGCTCACGCGACACCGTTGCCATGCTGCATGCGCGCGGCGTGTTCATGGAGGCCAAGCCCTTCTCGATAGGTTTTCGCATAGAGCACCCACAAGGCCTGATAGACAGCGCACGGCTCGGTCAGCATGCCGGCCATCCACTGCTAGGCGCTGCCGACTACAAGTTGGTTCACCATGCTGACAACGGCCGCTCGGTCTACAGCTTTTGCATGTGCCCAGGCGGCACAGTGGTGGCAGCAACATCTGAGCCCAACCGCGTGGTGACCAACGGCATGAGTCAGTATTCACGCAATGAGCGCAACGCCAATGCCGGCATAGTCGTGGGCATCACACCAGCGGACTATCCCGGCGGGCCACTGGCGGGTATTGAGTTTCAACGCCAACTCGAATCCCACGCCTTTGTGCTGGGCGGCAGCAATTACGCAGCGCCTGCGCAATTGGTGGGTGACTTTATCAACCGTCGGCCCTCGACCGAATTAGGCAGTGTCGAGCCGTCTTATAAACCCGGCGTCAAGCTGACCGATTTATCCAGCGCCCTACCAAGCTACGCGATACAAGCCATGCGCGAGGCGCTGCCGGTATTTGGCAAAAAAATTCGCGGCTTTGACATGCATGACGCGGTGTTAACCGGTGTCGAAACGCGCACCTCTTCACCGCTAAAAATTACCCGTGGCGAGAATTTTCAAAGCCTAAACGTCATCGGTCTATACCCGGCTGGCGAAGGCGCATCCTACGCGGGCGGCATACTCTCAGCCGGCGTAGACGGTATAGAAGTGGCCGAAGCCGTGGCCCGCAGCATCACTCACACAAAGGCAGTCGCATGA
- a CDS encoding MBL fold metallo-hydrolase, giving the protein MVRNTQLLYPQREPAALRPAATVLLLRDSEQGLQVLMTRRSATASFVPNAFVFPGGGIDPADALAHSQSTRRASQSDLRLTQAIAAIRESFEELGVLLAHRPDGSHASSADIAAMDRKAPFAEQCSQRGLTLAGQDVFVLAHWVTNLDNPRRFDVPFLVARMPEGQEPVADESEQFEPVWVSASQALTRHAAGSFMMIFPTLRTLEWLQTYSTVDQVLAACASEQPLWNSCPRGGWLKGQQERFMEHDSAYGELMLTCPDGQMLHTLDWQSQQAVPLLKNLMRLTAPNPGFMTGPGTNSYLVGDSSTGFIAIDPGPADMDHLQRLYAAAGGDIRMIICTHSHPDHSPGARPLQALAQAKSQTPVPILGLPSTDTARADSQFTPDRTLADAEILTLCGPKNTDPFCHSLQVIYTPGHAANHLCLLLLEDGLLFSGDHILNGSTTVINPPDGEMNAYLDSLDRLGAACEQHRIEFILPAHGHVLAEATKVIAKLKAHRLQREAKILAVMQAQPEGSLDDWVALAYDDVPERIWPVAKRSLQAHVDRINGLYFLETKKACQT; this is encoded by the coding sequence ATGGTTAGAAATACTCAATTACTTTACCCCCAGCGTGAACCCGCCGCATTGCGCCCGGCAGCCACCGTTTTACTGTTGCGCGACAGCGAACAAGGCTTACAAGTATTGATGACCCGGCGCTCTGCCACGGCCAGCTTTGTGCCCAACGCCTTTGTCTTTCCCGGCGGTGGGATAGACCCCGCCGACGCGCTGGCGCACAGTCAATCCACGCGCCGCGCCAGCCAAAGCGATCTTCGCCTGACCCAAGCGATTGCAGCCATCCGGGAAAGCTTTGAAGAGTTAGGTGTACTGCTGGCGCACCGCCCAGACGGCAGTCACGCCAGTAGCGCAGACATCGCCGCCATGGACCGCAAAGCGCCGTTTGCTGAACAATGCAGTCAGCGCGGCCTGACACTGGCCGGGCAAGATGTGTTTGTGCTGGCCCACTGGGTCACCAACTTAGATAACCCCCGCCGCTTTGATGTGCCGTTTTTAGTCGCCCGCATGCCAGAAGGACAAGAGCCGGTTGCCGACGAATCCGAGCAGTTCGAGCCCGTCTGGGTCAGCGCTAGCCAAGCCCTGACTAGACATGCAGCCGGCAGCTTCATGATGATTTTTCCGACGCTGCGCACACTCGAATGGTTACAGACCTACAGCACAGTCGATCAGGTATTAGCCGCTTGCGCCAGCGAGCAGCCGCTCTGGAATTCATGCCCACGCGGCGGCTGGCTAAAAGGCCAGCAAGAGCGCTTTATGGAGCACGACAGTGCTTACGGCGAATTAATGCTGACCTGCCCCGATGGCCAAATGTTGCATACGCTGGACTGGCAGAGCCAGCAAGCCGTGCCGCTGCTCAAAAACCTAATGCGCCTGACAGCGCCCAACCCCGGCTTTATGACCGGGCCGGGCACCAACAGTTATTTGGTGGGAGACAGCAGCACCGGCTTTATCGCGATTGACCCGGGTCCTGCCGACATGGATCACTTGCAGCGCCTGTATGCGGCAGCCGGCGGCGATATTCGCATGATTATCTGCACCCACTCTCACCCCGACCACTCGCCCGGTGCGCGGCCGCTGCAAGCACTGGCTCAAGCAAAAAGCCAAACACCGGTGCCGATATTAGGATTGCCGTCAACCGACACGGCGCGCGCCGACAGCCAGTTCACGCCGGATCGAACACTAGCAGACGCCGAAATACTGACGCTGTGCGGTCCCAAAAACACAGACCCGTTTTGCCACAGCCTGCAAGTGATCTACACCCCCGGCCACGCGGCCAACCATTTATGCCTGCTGCTGCTAGAAGATGGCTTGCTGTTTAGCGGCGACCACATTCTTAACGGCAGCACCACGGTGATTAATCCGCCAGACGGTGAAATGAATGCCTATCTGGATTCGCTGGATCGCTTGGGTGCAGCCTGCGAGCAACACCGCATTGAATTCATACTGCCAGCACACGGCCACGTGCTGGCCGAAGCGACAAAAGTCATCGCAAAACTCAAAGCGCACCGCCTTCAACGCGAGGCCAAAATCCTCGCAGTAATGCAAGCTCAGCCCGAGGGATCACTGGACGACTGGGTAGCGCTGGCTTATGACGATGTGCCCGAGCGCATCTGGCCAGTGGCTAAGCGTTCTCTGCAAGCACATGTGGACCGGATAAACGGTTTATACTTTTTAGAGACAAAAAAGGCCTGTCAAACCTGA
- a CDS encoding basic amino acid ABC transporter substrate-binding protein, which produces MSTLSTRHFLNTSSRLGLGLVLGLMLGACGKTEAPVAASVTAPVESRVYVVGTDAAYAPFESQNASGEIVGFDIDVVKAVAAKAGIQVRFVNTPWEGIFNALNQGDRDLLVSAVTITTERRESMDFSAPYFDARQLIAIRGATEISKFTDLKTLKVGVQNGTTGDEAISKLQGKTSTNIKRFESTPLALKELEAGGVDAVVADNGVVVHYVNNNAGAKFRTVADNSFAAEQYGIAVKKGNTELLAKLNQGLAGIKADGSYAKIYTSYFGAETVAPAAAASAAASAAK; this is translated from the coding sequence ATGTCAACACTTTCCACACGCCACTTTCTCAACACGTCTTCCCGTCTGGGTTTGGGTTTGGTTCTGGGCCTGATGCTTGGCGCCTGCGGCAAAACCGAAGCGCCGGTGGCAGCAAGTGTCACCGCGCCAGTAGAAAGCCGGGTCTATGTGGTTGGTACAGATGCAGCTTACGCACCGTTTGAGTCACAAAACGCCAGCGGCGAAATTGTTGGCTTTGACATAGATGTGGTCAAGGCTGTGGCCGCTAAGGCTGGGATTCAGGTACGTTTTGTCAACACACCTTGGGAAGGCATATTTAACGCATTAAACCAAGGCGACCGCGACTTACTGGTTTCTGCCGTCACCATCACCACAGAGCGACGCGAAAGCATGGACTTTTCAGCCCCCTACTTTGATGCACGCCAATTGATCGCCATACGCGGCGCAACTGAAATCAGCAAATTCACAGACCTTAAAACCCTCAAAGTTGGCGTTCAAAACGGCACTACCGGCGACGAAGCCATCAGCAAGCTGCAAGGAAAAACCAGTACCAACATCAAGCGTTTTGAATCCACACCACTGGCGCTAAAAGAGCTAGAAGCTGGCGGCGTAGACGCCGTCGTGGCCGACAACGGCGTAGTGGTTCACTACGTCAACAACAACGCAGGCGCGAAATTTCGCACCGTGGCCGACAACAGCTTTGCCGCTGAGCAATACGGTATTGCGGTCAAAAAAGGCAATACCGAATTGCTAGCAAAACTGAACCAAGGTCTGGCCGGCATTAAGGCCGACGGCAGCTACGCAAAAATCTACACCAGCTATTTCGGCGCAGAAACAGTTGCACCGGCAGCAGCCGCGTCGGCAGCGGCCTCAGCAGCCAAGTAA
- a CDS encoding tripartite tricarboxylate transporter substrate binding protein — MLNLRRGLLALFALSLTTFATAQSGPAWPTKGPIRLIAVFPPGGSVDQVARILSQPLALALGQAVIVENRGGAAGSIGTAAVAASPADGYTFAVVFDTHGVNPSLLPNLPYDTRKDLVPITLVGTGAMVLATAVGSEYKTFADVLAAAKAKKNVSYGSIGSGSLGHLAMELLGKSAALDWQHVPYKGGGPLMTDAIAGHVPLSIGSVFLTKPHIDSGRLRPLAVTTSKRSPDLPNVPTVAESGFAGFDAPAWWAVLAPAKTPPAVMQRMNTEINKILKNPEIAKKLTAQGIGIVGGSSDSAQLFINKQIDVWAKVVKDNNIKAD, encoded by the coding sequence ATGCTGAATTTACGACGCGGATTGTTGGCTTTATTTGCATTGTCTTTAACTACTTTTGCGACCGCCCAAAGCGGTCCAGCCTGGCCAACCAAGGGGCCGATACGGCTGATCGCTGTGTTCCCGCCAGGTGGCTCGGTCGATCAAGTGGCGCGGATTTTGTCCCAGCCCTTGGCCTTGGCGTTGGGCCAAGCGGTGATTGTTGAGAACCGCGGTGGTGCGGCTGGCTCAATCGGTACGGCCGCAGTGGCGGCGTCGCCAGCCGATGGCTACACCTTTGCCGTGGTGTTTGATACCCACGGTGTAAATCCTAGTTTGTTGCCCAATTTGCCTTACGACACGCGCAAAGACTTGGTGCCGATTACTTTGGTGGGTACGGGCGCCATGGTGTTGGCCACTGCTGTCGGTTCTGAGTACAAGACTTTTGCCGATGTGTTGGCCGCGGCCAAGGCTAAAAAGAATGTCAGCTACGGCAGTATTGGTTCGGGCAGCTTGGGTCATCTGGCCATGGAATTGCTGGGGAAAAGCGCCGCCTTAGATTGGCAGCATGTGCCTTACAAAGGCGGTGGCCCGTTGATGACGGATGCGATTGCCGGCCATGTGCCGCTGTCTATCGGTTCGGTGTTCTTGACTAAGCCGCATATTGACAGTGGTCGCTTGCGGCCGCTGGCGGTCACCACTAGCAAGCGCTCGCCGGATTTGCCGAATGTGCCGACTGTCGCCGAGAGCGGTTTTGCTGGCTTTGATGCGCCCGCTTGGTGGGCCGTGTTAGCGCCCGCCAAAACACCGCCGGCTGTCATGCAGCGCATGAACACAGAGATCAATAAAATTTTAAAAAATCCTGAGATTGCCAAAAAACTTACCGCCCAAGGTATTGGCATTGTGGGTGGTTCCTCAGATTCAGCGCAGCTGTTTATCAATAAGCAAATTGATGTTTGGGCCAAAGTCGTCAAGGACAACAACATCAAAGCCGATTAA
- a CDS encoding TRAP transporter small permease, which yields MKENFLRLERWTSQIALLIACAMMMVAACLGMLQIITRFVLEMPIDWTEVLTRFSLIWMVFMAVPIAFRQGAMVSVDVLYRWSPPRMRRFLEWVVCLAAAALMCVIVWWGWDYALRGRVQTMAGLESISMFWAYLAMPVGGIFSLISIFANLLDPQRLELETAI from the coding sequence ATGAAAGAAAATTTTCTCCGCTTAGAACGCTGGACCAGCCAGATTGCCTTGCTCATCGCTTGCGCAATGATGATGGTGGCGGCGTGTTTGGGCATGCTGCAAATCATCACCCGATTTGTTCTTGAAATGCCTATCGATTGGACTGAGGTCTTGACCCGTTTTAGCCTGATCTGGATGGTCTTTATGGCTGTCCCAATCGCCTTTCGCCAAGGCGCCATGGTCTCGGTAGATGTGCTTTACCGCTGGAGTCCGCCGCGCATGCGTCGTTTCCTAGAGTGGGTCGTGTGCTTGGCAGCTGCTGCTTTGATGTGCGTCATCGTCTGGTGGGGCTGGGACTATGCCTTGCGCGGCCGCGTGCAGACTATGGCGGGGCTGGAAAGTATTTCCATGTTTTGGGCCTACTTAGCCATGCCAGTCGGCGGCATATTTAGCTTGATCAGCATCTTTGCCAACCTGCTGGACCCCCAGCGCCTTGAATTGGAGACCGCGATATGA
- a CDS encoding TRAP transporter substrate-binding protein, with protein sequence MKLNKLAVGLFFAMGLAGAASAQTIMKINISIAQNSHQGIAIDTFAKEVAAKTNGRYKIETFYNASLGSERESIESVQLGTQALTFTSSGPVPNFVPETKILDIPFLFRDKAHARAVLDGPIGQDLLAKFDSKGFKALAWGENGMRNMTNSKHTVNGPDDLKGLKLRTMENPVHVAAYKGLGIVTTPMAMAEVFTALQQGTVDGQENPLSVIMAAKLDQVQKFVSLTGHVYSPAIFLMNKQMFDKMPTADQKVFVEAAKVSVVANRARVDADDAMGVTYLRGKGVEVTENIDKSKFVAKLAPVYADFEKQFGKANMDKIRNYK encoded by the coding sequence ATGAAATTGAATAAATTAGCTGTCGGCCTGTTTTTTGCCATGGGTTTAGCCGGCGCTGCGTCTGCTCAGACCATCATGAAGATCAATATTTCTATCGCTCAGAACTCGCACCAAGGTATTGCGATTGATACTTTTGCGAAAGAAGTTGCTGCAAAAACTAATGGCCGTTACAAAATTGAGACTTTCTATAACGCCTCACTAGGCAGCGAGCGCGAATCGATTGAGTCAGTACAACTAGGCACGCAGGCCCTGACCTTCACCTCATCTGGCCCAGTGCCGAACTTCGTGCCCGAAACCAAGATTTTAGATATTCCGTTTTTGTTTCGCGACAAAGCACATGCCCGCGCGGTGCTCGATGGCCCTATCGGTCAAGACCTGTTGGCCAAGTTCGACTCCAAGGGTTTCAAAGCCTTGGCTTGGGGCGAAAACGGCATGCGCAATATGACCAACAGCAAGCACACTGTGAATGGTCCGGATGATCTCAAAGGCCTGAAACTTCGCACCATGGAAAATCCAGTGCACGTGGCAGCCTACAAAGGCTTGGGCATTGTCACAACACCTATGGCCATGGCCGAAGTATTCACTGCCTTGCAGCAAGGCACGGTTGATGGTCAGGAAAATCCACTGTCAGTCATCATGGCGGCAAAACTTGACCAAGTACAAAAATTCGTCTCCCTCACTGGCCACGTTTATTCGCCCGCCATCTTTTTGATGAATAAGCAAATGTTCGACAAGATGCCCACCGCTGATCAAAAAGTGTTTGTGGAAGCGGCCAAAGTTTCCGTCGTCGCCAATCGGGCCCGGGTTGATGCAGATGACGCCATGGGCGTGACTTACCTGCGCGGCAAAGGCGTTGAAGTGACAGAGAACATAGACAAGTCTAAGTTCGTGGCCAAGTTGGCACCTGTGTATGCTGATTTTGAGAAGCAATTCGGCAAAGCCAACATGGACAAAATCCGCAACTACAAGTAA
- a CDS encoding amino acid ABC transporter permease, producing MDLRWDILVDYMPLFVSGLFMTLKLALVSISAGLVLGIFFGLVSSSREAPKPRHLAWQIGLRLLRALTTLYVTFFRGTPLFVQILLVHFALMPLLVHPDTGLLLSGEAAREFRQNNGAFFSGALALTLNAGAYISEIFRAGIQSIHNGQTQAAYSVGLTHVQAMRHVVLPQAFRRMVPALVNEGVTLIKDSSLVSAIGLAELALAARTVAGAYSRYWEPYLAISVVYLVLTLSLTVLASRFETPSHLRGR from the coding sequence ATGGATTTGCGCTGGGATATTCTGGTCGATTACATGCCGCTGTTCGTCAGTGGCCTGTTCATGACACTCAAGTTGGCCTTGGTTTCCATCAGCGCGGGTCTGGTGTTGGGAATCTTTTTTGGACTGGTTAGCAGCTCACGCGAAGCGCCCAAGCCGCGCCATTTGGCTTGGCAAATTGGCCTGCGCTTGCTGCGCGCACTGACCACTCTATACGTTACATTTTTTCGCGGCACACCACTGTTTGTGCAGATACTGCTGGTGCACTTTGCGCTCATGCCACTGCTGGTTCATCCGGACACCGGGCTACTGCTCAGCGGCGAAGCGGCACGAGAGTTTCGCCAAAACAATGGTGCTTTCTTCTCAGGCGCATTGGCTTTGACACTCAACGCCGGCGCTTACATCTCAGAAATATTTCGCGCCGGTATTCAAAGCATTCACAACGGCCAGACCCAAGCCGCTTACAGCGTGGGACTGACGCATGTGCAAGCCATGCGGCATGTAGTTTTACCGCAAGCCTTCAGGCGCATGGTGCCGGCCTTGGTTAACGAAGGCGTGACTTTAATTAAGGATTCGTCTTTGGTGTCAGCCATCGGACTGGCCGAGCTGGCGCTGGCGGCACGCACAGTAGCCGGCGCTTATTCGCGTTACTGGGAGCCTTATCTGGCCATCTCGGTGGTGTATTTGGTGCTTACCCTGTCACTGACCGTGCTGGCAAGTCGGTTTGAAACGCCTAGCCATTTGCGTGGGCGCTAG
- a CDS encoding flavin reductase family protein: MNDSMHFYQPAQGHGLPHDPFNAIVGPRPIGWISTQNAQGQLNLAPYSFFNAFNYTPPIIGFCSVGAKDSLRNVQETGEFVWNLVTVPLAEKMNLSCAAVPPEINEFELAGLETAASICVKPPRVALSQVAFECRVSQIVQLQSANGLAVPSWLVLGEVVGVHIQRALLKNGVYDTASAQHVLRGGGPGDYFTVTPENLFTMLRPR; this comes from the coding sequence ATGAACGATTCAATGCATTTTTACCAGCCAGCACAAGGCCATGGTCTGCCGCACGATCCGTTTAACGCCATCGTCGGACCACGCCCGATTGGCTGGATCTCAACCCAAAATGCGCAAGGCCAACTCAACTTAGCGCCATATAGTTTTTTCAACGCCTTTAACTACACCCCGCCCATCATTGGTTTTTGCAGCGTTGGCGCAAAAGACAGTCTGCGCAATGTTCAAGAAACCGGAGAATTCGTCTGGAATTTGGTCACCGTGCCGCTAGCCGAGAAAATGAACCTATCTTGCGCAGCAGTGCCGCCAGAAATTAACGAATTTGAACTAGCCGGCCTTGAAACCGCCGCCTCAATCTGCGTCAAACCACCCAGAGTCGCTCTCAGCCAAGTCGCTTTCGAGTGCCGCGTGAGCCAAATCGTGCAACTCCAAAGTGCCAACGGCCTAGCCGTACCAAGCTGGCTGGTGCTGGGCGAAGTCGTTGGCGTGCACATACAGCGTGCGTTACTAAAAAATGGCGTCTACGATACGGCCTCGGCGCAACATGTGCTGCGCGGCGGCGGTCCAGGAGACTACTTTACCGTCACACCAGAAAATTTATTCACCATGCTCAGGCCGCGATAA